Proteins from one Streptomyces sp. NBC_00390 genomic window:
- a CDS encoding VOC family protein, whose product MTVQKMSVLVLDAAEPTELAEFYAGLLSAEVRVGSDPDFVEVLGQQGVHLAMRRDHGYAPPSWPRPEDAQQAHLRILVARGDMDEAEREAIGLGARPVSARDNHGPRDERVYTDPAGHSFSLAVSPDTSGELRL is encoded by the coding sequence ATGACGGTTCAAAAGATGAGCGTCCTGGTTCTCGACGCCGCCGAGCCCACCGAACTGGCCGAGTTCTACGCGGGGTTACTCTCCGCCGAGGTACGGGTCGGCAGCGACCCCGACTTCGTGGAAGTGCTGGGACAGCAGGGCGTCCATCTGGCGATGCGACGCGACCACGGGTACGCCCCGCCAAGCTGGCCCCGGCCGGAGGACGCGCAGCAGGCACACCTGCGCATCCTGGTGGCGCGGGGCGACATGGACGAGGCGGAGCGGGAGGCGATCGGCCTCGGCGCGCGGCCGGTTTCGGCAAGGGACAACCACGGACCCCGCGACGAGCGCGTGTACACGGACCCGGCGGGCCATTCCTTCTCGCTGGCGGTCTCCCCCGACACGTCGGGAGAATTACGGCTGTGA
- a CDS encoding SpoIIE family protein phosphatase has product MSGMTIGVPVEREDLLAAAVVEAVEGTGAYAGSIFLRSRDRRSIVLAATCGTPPSLLGGWRLIPVSSPIPVAVAYSSGRTVHLADAEETMRRYPQLAVALPYAFGSCSVPVGARGKTFGSLAVVWAASPGSEGLSKAQRRQMRTVANRLGGSLAALRARTGDPVECEPGTVPVETPAPSAAAVRVGLFDWNLALGTFTVDDELCAIFGLDPDAFDGRAETLASCLHPGDRVAFRAGAREAADAGRITARRLRVRDSRDGGNGEGCRTVELWGRVPAADDARAGTHLVGAVVDARAGRAAVAAVERLRDGLFSLAPDGRVTYANRSALRLLGVSGDEVLGGFLWDVLPWLSDPDIEYRHRSAMISQTPSSFLARRPPDQWLAFSLHPEADGATGRVVPLGQPHPTPTPSTFTAEAAPTAPPARLGVMYHVLQLGSALTEAVTAREVCEAVGDQLLPAFGGQQMAIYVVRDKAMHRLFHTGHHEDFLDWLEGMPLHARLPGTEALTSGAPLFIESQQDLSRGYPGIPTGEVSSWAYLPLIASGRPVGTCVLGFDEVHRFTEKDRGVLTALAGLIAQALERARLYDSEFAVARGLQQALLPHRLPVIPGIHVVARYLPGTSGMDIGGDWYDVIPTDNGTCLVIGDVEGHSIAAAATMAQLRSAVRAFAAVGHTPGDVMAGVNRTLIDLDSPLLASCCYIRLEPHGHHAHAVTAGHPPPLLRHPDGTTDALDLDIGPVLGVERASAYPTTRITLPPGSVLALYTDGLVEEPGVDIDVGIDRLRASLAHARADTLDELADRLLHNARGSSYRADDIALLLTEWGPDRGLRAADGGASPDA; this is encoded by the coding sequence ATGAGCGGAATGACCATCGGCGTACCGGTGGAGCGTGAGGATCTGCTCGCCGCGGCCGTCGTCGAGGCCGTCGAAGGAACCGGCGCGTACGCGGGGAGCATTTTCCTCCGCTCCCGCGACCGCCGGTCGATCGTGCTCGCCGCGACGTGCGGGACGCCGCCGTCCCTCCTCGGTGGCTGGCGCCTCATCCCGGTGAGCAGTCCCATTCCGGTCGCCGTGGCATACAGCTCTGGGCGCACCGTCCATCTGGCCGACGCGGAGGAGACGATGCGGCGGTATCCCCAGCTCGCGGTGGCTCTGCCGTATGCCTTCGGTTCCTGCTCCGTGCCAGTGGGTGCGCGTGGGAAGACTTTCGGTTCGCTGGCGGTCGTCTGGGCGGCTTCACCGGGCAGTGAAGGGCTGTCCAAGGCCCAGCGGCGCCAGATGCGGACCGTCGCGAACCGGCTCGGGGGCTCCCTTGCCGCCCTGCGCGCCCGTACCGGTGATCCGGTCGAGTGCGAGCCGGGGACGGTTCCCGTCGAGACCCCGGCTCCCTCGGCAGCGGCCGTGCGGGTCGGCTTGTTCGACTGGAACCTCGCCTTGGGCACCTTCACTGTGGACGACGAGCTGTGTGCGATCTTCGGTCTCGACCCCGATGCTTTCGACGGACGGGCCGAAACGCTTGCTTCCTGCCTGCACCCGGGCGATCGTGTCGCCTTCCGGGCCGGGGCCAGGGAGGCAGCCGACGCGGGCCGGATCACCGCGAGGCGCCTGCGCGTACGGGACAGCCGGGACGGCGGCAACGGCGAGGGGTGTCGCACGGTCGAGTTGTGGGGCCGCGTGCCGGCGGCCGACGACGCGCGGGCAGGCACCCACCTGGTGGGCGCGGTTGTGGACGCCCGGGCCGGCCGTGCGGCTGTAGCTGCGGTCGAGCGGTTGCGGGACGGGCTGTTCTCCCTCGCTCCCGACGGGCGGGTCACCTATGCCAATCGCAGCGCCCTGCGACTGTTGGGCGTTTCTGGTGATGAGGTGCTGGGCGGGTTTCTCTGGGACGTGCTGCCATGGCTGTCCGACCCCGACATCGAGTACCGGCACCGGTCCGCGATGATCTCGCAGACGCCGTCCTCCTTCCTGGCCCGCCGACCGCCCGACCAGTGGCTCGCCTTCTCCCTCCACCCGGAGGCCGACGGGGCGACCGGCCGGGTGGTGCCTTTGGGTCAGCCGCACCCGACCCCGACACCATCCACCTTTACGGCCGAGGCAGCACCCACCGCTCCGCCGGCGCGACTGGGCGTCATGTATCACGTCCTGCAGCTGGGGAGCGCGTTGACTGAGGCGGTCACCGCACGCGAGGTCTGCGAGGCCGTCGGCGACCAGCTTCTGCCGGCCTTCGGAGGCCAGCAGATGGCGATCTACGTGGTTCGTGACAAAGCGATGCACCGGCTCTTTCACACCGGCCACCACGAAGACTTCCTCGACTGGCTGGAGGGCATGCCGCTGCACGCCCGCCTGCCCGGCACCGAGGCCCTGACCTCTGGCGCGCCGCTGTTCATCGAGTCGCAGCAGGACCTGTCCCGGGGTTATCCGGGCATCCCCACGGGCGAAGTGAGTTCCTGGGCATATCTGCCGTTGATCGCCTCCGGCCGTCCTGTGGGCACCTGCGTCCTCGGCTTCGACGAGGTCCATCGGTTCACGGAGAAGGACCGCGGCGTCCTGACTGCCCTGGCCGGGCTGATCGCCCAGGCGTTGGAAAGAGCGCGGTTGTACGACTCGGAGTTCGCCGTCGCGCGCGGCCTGCAGCAGGCGCTCCTGCCGCACCGGCTGCCGGTAATCCCTGGAATCCATGTCGTTGCGCGCTACCTGCCCGGCACCAGCGGAATGGACATCGGCGGCGACTGGTACGACGTCATCCCCACCGACAACGGGACCTGTCTCGTCATCGGAGACGTGGAGGGGCACAGCATCGCCGCCGCGGCCACCATGGCCCAATTGCGCAGTGCGGTACGAGCCTTCGCAGCAGTGGGCCATACACCTGGGGATGTGATGGCGGGCGTCAACCGAACCCTCATCGACCTCGACTCCCCCCTGCTGGCCAGCTGCTGCTACATCCGCCTCGAACCCCACGGTCACCACGCCCACGCCGTCACCGCCGGCCACCCCCCACCCCTGCTTCGCCATCCCGACGGCACGACCGACGCCCTCGACCTGGACATCGGCCCCGTCCTCGGAGTGGAACGCGCAAGCGCATATCCCACGACCCGGATCACTCTCCCGCCGGGATCCGTCCTCGCCCTCTACACCGACGGCCTGGTCGAGGAACCCGGAGTCGACATCGACGTGGGGATCGACCGCTTGCGAGCATCCCTGGCCCACGCCCGCGCGGACACGCTCGACGAACTCGCCGACCGGCTCCTGCACAACGCCCGCGGCTCCTCCTACCGAGCGGACGACATCGCCCTGCTGCTCACCGAATGGGGCCCCGACCGTGGCCTGCGTGCCGCCGACGGCGGCGCGTCACCTGATGCCTGA
- a CDS encoding histone protein: MDDQTKMALAGAIAGGYVLGRTKKGKLALSVATYLAGRRFGLEPRQLAAEGMRRLGEIPQVAELQDQLKGEFLEAGRKAVTAAATRGMGTLADTLRERTASLGKEAEEEPEYEEEEEPEEEYEGEEDTEEEGEEEEEEEPEPERPQRRRSSRRPARPERGSASRRERAPSARSSSGPKEPSRRRKSSATKPAAKKAAPAKKSAARKQAPAKKAASSGRAAKKTSKRADHRR; encoded by the coding sequence ATGGACGATCAGACCAAGATGGCGCTTGCAGGGGCCATAGCAGGCGGTTACGTGCTGGGCCGTACGAAGAAGGGGAAGCTCGCCCTGAGCGTGGCGACATATCTGGCGGGCAGGCGGTTCGGTCTTGAGCCGCGCCAGCTTGCTGCTGAGGGGATGCGCAGGCTGGGGGAGATTCCGCAGGTCGCCGAACTGCAGGACCAGCTGAAGGGGGAGTTCCTCGAGGCCGGCCGCAAGGCAGTGACGGCTGCGGCCACTCGCGGCATGGGGACGCTCGCGGACACGCTCCGTGAGCGCACGGCCAGCCTCGGCAAGGAGGCGGAGGAAGAGCCGGAGTACGAGGAAGAGGAAGAGCCGGAGGAGGAGTACGAGGGAGAGGAGGACACGGAAGAGGAAGGGGAGGAGGAGGAAGAGGAGGAGCCTGAACCCGAGCGCCCGCAGCGCCGGAGAAGCTCCCGGAGGCCGGCTCGGCCCGAGAGGGGTAGCGCGTCAAGGCGAGAGAGGGCCCCCTCTGCCCGGAGTTCCTCCGGGCCGAAGGAACCATCCCGGAGGAGGAAGTCCTCTGCGACGAAGCCGGCCGCGAAGAAAGCAGCCCCAGCCAAGAAGTCTGCCGCCAGGAAGCAGGCTCCCGCAAAGAAGGCGGCGTCTTCAGGGCGGGCTGCGAAGAAGACCTCCAAGCGCGCCGATCACCGGAGGTAG
- a CDS encoding SRPBCC family protein: protein MAGKETKQAQTLESGVGGLREALSGFVGSQVERLAEKAGDKLTDVTGQLTDVADNGGSLLKIGSRILEGESPVKAFLSEKAKGLRDSVVDKAKEAFGGGKGKSSSNKSMNIIEVLDVGVPLRTAYDCWTQYEEFSSFTKGVHNVSMSDEMTSDWKVKVGPSSRSFKATVHEQIPDDRIVWTSEGAKGTTNGAVSFHELAPTLTRIVLVLEYYPSGFFEKTGNLWRAQGRRVRLDFKHFQRYVTLTEEEPEGWRGEIRDGEVVMSHDEAMEEEEAAQAEGPESDGEYEAAEDEEGDAEDEEEGDVEEDEWEDEAVDEDREE, encoded by the coding sequence ATGGCAGGGAAGGAGACGAAGCAGGCACAGACGCTGGAGTCGGGGGTGGGCGGACTGCGTGAGGCGCTGTCGGGTTTCGTCGGTTCACAGGTGGAACGGCTCGCGGAGAAGGCCGGCGACAAGCTCACGGACGTCACGGGGCAGCTCACCGATGTCGCGGACAACGGCGGCTCACTGCTCAAAATCGGCTCACGCATCCTCGAGGGCGAGTCCCCCGTGAAGGCGTTCCTGTCCGAGAAGGCCAAAGGCCTCAGGGACAGTGTCGTGGACAAGGCCAAGGAGGCGTTCGGCGGCGGCAAGGGCAAGTCCAGCAGCAACAAGAGCATGAACATCATTGAGGTCCTCGACGTCGGCGTGCCCCTGCGCACGGCCTACGACTGCTGGACCCAGTACGAGGAGTTCAGCAGCTTCACCAAGGGCGTTCACAACGTCTCGATGAGCGACGAGATGACCAGCGACTGGAAGGTCAAGGTCGGCCCCTCCTCCCGCAGTTTCAAGGCGACTGTTCATGAGCAGATCCCGGACGACCGGATCGTCTGGACCTCCGAAGGCGCCAAGGGGACGACCAACGGTGCCGTGAGTTTTCACGAACTGGCGCCGACGCTGACGCGGATCGTCCTGGTCCTGGAGTACTACCCGTCCGGGTTCTTCGAAAAGACCGGCAATCTTTGGCGGGCCCAGGGCCGCCGGGTTCGGCTGGACTTCAAGCACTTCCAGCGGTACGTCACTCTCACCGAGGAAGAGCCGGAAGGCTGGCGCGGCGAGATCCGGGACGGCGAAGTCGTCATGTCGCACGACGAAGCGATGGAAGAGGAAGAAGCAGCACAGGCCGAGGGGCCGGAGAGTGACGGCGAGTACGAAGCCGCGGAAGACGAAGAGGGCGATGCTGAGGACGAAGAGGAAGGGGACGTCGAGGAAGACGAATGGGAGGACGAGGCCGTCGATGAGGACCGGGAGGAATGA
- a CDS encoding DUF4235 domain-containing protein, whose amino-acid sequence MKASKVAYKPVGLALGAVSGAVAGAVFKQAWKVLGHDDDAPDATDRDRSWPEVLTAATLQGAIFAGVKAAVDRGGAATLHRLTGAWPD is encoded by the coding sequence ATGAAAGCGTCCAAAGTCGCCTACAAGCCGGTCGGCCTGGCGCTCGGCGCCGTGAGCGGTGCCGTGGCCGGCGCAGTCTTCAAACAGGCGTGGAAGGTACTCGGTCACGACGACGATGCCCCCGACGCCACCGACAGGGACCGCAGCTGGCCGGAGGTCCTGACCGCCGCCACCCTCCAGGGTGCGATCTTCGCCGGGGTCAAGGCGGCGGTCGACCGCGGCGGCGCCGCCACCCTGCACCGTCTCACCGGCGCCTGGCCCGACTGA
- a CDS encoding DUF3618 domain-containing protein, translating to MTDQSQNNDSTPTPEELRDQVKETREELGETVAALTAKSDVKAQARQKTAKVKSQIQDKAARALHVAQDKTPQPVREKAAHARQQLTETAHVLGDKIQDRASEPTREKVYQVAQSARSGRSLLIAAAVGALAVVFFARHSRRC from the coding sequence ATGACGGACCAGTCCCAGAACAACGACTCCACCCCCACTCCCGAGGAACTGCGGGATCAGGTGAAGGAAACCCGCGAGGAACTCGGCGAGACTGTCGCGGCTCTGACCGCCAAGTCCGACGTCAAAGCCCAGGCACGGCAGAAGACAGCGAAGGTCAAGAGTCAGATCCAGGACAAGGCCGCCCGCGCTCTGCATGTCGCGCAGGACAAGACTCCCCAACCGGTACGCGAGAAGGCAGCCCACGCCAGGCAGCAGCTGACCGAGACCGCCCACGTCCTGGGAGACAAGATCCAGGACAGGGCGTCGGAGCCGACCCGGGAGAAGGTCTATCAGGTGGCCCAGTCCGCGCGCAGCGGACGCAGCCTGCTGATCGCCGCGGCTGTGGGCGCGCTCGCCGTCGTCTTCTTCGCCAGGCACAGCAGGAGGTGCTGA
- a CDS encoding phage holin family protein — protein sequence MTRSVGPPGSDTEESVGELVKQASEQISRLMRQELRLAQAEMQQKGKRFGIGGGLFGGAGVMGFIALQALAATAIVALDLLWPLWVSALTVTAVFAAVTGVLAGVGKKQVSQAGPPAPEQAVDGVKADVAEVKERAHR from the coding sequence ATGACCAGGTCAGTGGGCCCGCCGGGCTCGGACACCGAGGAATCGGTGGGCGAGCTGGTCAAGCAGGCATCGGAGCAGATCTCCCGGCTGATGCGCCAGGAGTTGCGTCTGGCGCAGGCGGAGATGCAGCAGAAGGGCAAACGGTTCGGGATCGGCGGCGGCCTGTTCGGCGGAGCCGGGGTGATGGGCTTCATCGCCCTGCAGGCACTCGCGGCCACCGCGATAGTGGCGCTGGACCTGTTGTGGCCGCTGTGGGTCTCGGCGCTGACCGTGACCGCCGTCTTTGCGGCGGTAACCGGCGTGCTCGCCGGCGTGGGCAAGAAGCAGGTCAGCCAGGCCGGCCCACCCGCACCCGAGCAGGCCGTCGACGGCGTCAAGGCAGACGTGGCCGAAGTCAAGGAGAGGGCACACCGATGA